A genomic region of Azoarcus sp. KH32C contains the following coding sequences:
- a CDS encoding MotA/TolQ/ExbB proton channel family protein: MFALIQAVGWPIWPLLLASVIAVALIIERSVTLRRSKVVPSGLLDKVLTDLRQKGVTADMAGRVEAHSPLGRVLAAGLRNVSSSREVMKEAIEETGRAVAHELERFLTTLGTIASISPLMGLFGTIVGMIDIFAAQGATAGSSPQLLAQGISTALNSTGLGLIIAIPSTIFWRHFRALIDSFVIDMEQQAIKLVEVVHGERRS, encoded by the coding sequence GTGTTTGCGCTCATCCAGGCTGTTGGCTGGCCGATCTGGCCGCTGCTGCTGGCGTCTGTCATCGCCGTTGCCCTTATCATCGAACGTTCGGTGACTCTGCGCAGGTCCAAGGTAGTTCCCTCCGGCCTGCTCGACAAGGTACTCACAGATCTGCGCCAAAAGGGCGTCACCGCCGACATGGCCGGGCGCGTCGAGGCACATTCCCCGCTGGGCCGCGTTCTCGCCGCAGGGCTCCGCAATGTCAGCAGCTCCCGTGAAGTCATGAAGGAGGCGATCGAAGAGACCGGTCGCGCCGTCGCCCACGAACTGGAGCGCTTCCTGACGACGCTCGGCACCATCGCATCGATCAGCCCGCTGATGGGGCTCTTCGGCACCATCGTCGGCATGATCGACATCTTCGCTGCGCAGGGCGCAACGGCCGGCTCCAGCCCGCAGCTCCTGGCCCAGGGTATTTCGACGGCGCTCAACAGCACCGGTCTCGGACTGATCATCGCGATCCCGTCGACGATCTTCTGGCGGCACTTCCGCGCCCTGATCGACAGTTTCGTCATCGATATGGAACAGCAGGCGATCAAGCTGGTGGAAGTCGTCCACGGCGAACGCCGTAGCTGA
- the xseA gene encoding exodeoxyribonuclease VII large subunit — protein MQNDVSITAGGDFEGREFQRPLSVSALNRLARETLERRFPLLWVSGEISNLTRAPSGHLYFTLKDENAQVRCTMWRNRAQLLPFRPENGMHVEARVLVSLYEVRGDFQLSVEGLRQAGQGNLFEAFLRLKEKLAAEGLFDVAAKREVPRYPRRIGVVTSPAAAAWRDVLAALYRRAPQLEIVLYPAPVQGDGAGARLADALLAASARAAGDGIDLVLLVRGGGSIEDLCAFNDEGLARAIRACAVPVISGVGHETDFTIADFVADVRAATPTGAAELASAGFHAAEARLAELERILGGAMRRQLNSHAQRLDRAALRLLHPRERLQQARERHERLAARLSAAMHRRLERLRARQEILRLRLTARRPDLRRDMERCARAASRLAQAREMHLRLRTERLATLAAHLQHLAPQAVLARGYSITRDAEGRILRSADDTAAGAEVSVELASGRLHAIVNSTEA, from the coding sequence ATGCAAAACGACGTATCGATAACTGCCGGCGGAGATTTCGAAGGGCGCGAATTTCAGCGTCCGCTCAGCGTTTCCGCATTGAATCGCCTCGCCCGAGAGACTCTCGAGCGGCGTTTTCCGCTGTTATGGGTGAGCGGAGAAATTTCCAACCTCACGCGCGCTCCATCGGGCCATCTTTACTTCACGTTGAAGGACGAAAACGCGCAGGTTCGCTGCACGATGTGGCGCAACAGGGCCCAGTTGCTGCCCTTCCGTCCGGAAAACGGCATGCATGTCGAGGCACGCGTGCTGGTGTCCCTGTACGAGGTGCGCGGGGACTTCCAGCTCAGCGTCGAGGGCCTGCGGCAGGCCGGCCAGGGAAACCTGTTCGAGGCCTTCCTGCGCTTGAAGGAAAAGCTTGCGGCAGAGGGCCTGTTCGATGTCGCGGCCAAACGCGAGGTGCCCCGTTATCCGCGCCGTATTGGCGTGGTGACGTCGCCCGCGGCCGCAGCCTGGCGCGACGTCCTTGCCGCGCTTTACCGGCGTGCGCCCCAGCTCGAAATCGTGCTGTACCCGGCACCCGTGCAGGGCGACGGGGCCGGTGCCCGGCTTGCCGACGCCCTGCTCGCGGCCTCCGCACGCGCCGCCGGCGACGGCATCGACTTGGTGCTGCTGGTGCGTGGCGGCGGAAGCATCGAGGATCTGTGCGCCTTCAATGACGAGGGCCTGGCGCGCGCGATTCGGGCTTGCGCGGTGCCAGTGATCAGCGGCGTAGGACACGAAACGGATTTCACGATTGCGGACTTCGTCGCAGACGTCCGGGCGGCGACGCCGACGGGCGCCGCAGAGCTTGCCAGTGCGGGGTTTCACGCGGCCGAGGCTCGGCTGGCGGAACTGGAGCGCATCCTTGGTGGCGCGATGCGGCGCCAGCTCAACTCTCATGCGCAGCGTCTGGACCGTGCGGCGCTGCGCTTGCTCCATCCGCGCGAACGGCTGCAACAGGCGCGGGAAAGGCATGAACGGCTGGCAGCACGGCTGAGTGCGGCGATGCATCGCCGGCTGGAACGGCTGCGCGCGCGCCAGGAGATTCTGCGCTTGCGTCTGACGGCCCGGCGACCCGATCTTCGGCGTGACATGGAACGTTGCGCGCGGGCGGCGTCGCGGCTGGCTCAGGCACGCGAAATGCATCTGCGTTTGCGGACGGAGCGACTCGCCACTCTCGCCGCCCATCTGCAGCACCTCGCCCCACAGGCGGTGTTGGCACGGGGCTACAGCATCACACGCGACGCCGAGGGGCGAATCCTGCGTTCAGCTGACGATACCGCCGCGGGCGCGGAGGTTTCGGTGGAACTCGCATCCGGACGGCTCCATGCTATTGTGAATAGCACGGAAGCATGA